Part of the Vigna angularis cultivar LongXiaoDou No.4 chromosome 1, ASM1680809v1, whole genome shotgun sequence genome, CGAGGTATTTTCACAGTCACTTCATTAAAAGAGAAGATTTTATCACAAGACatcattaattttatcaattccAATAATTGACTGATATCTTCACATAGTGTATGAGGGATCCTCAAATTCATATCTATGTAACTAGCTTGATGCATGTGATTAGTATGCTCTAGCATGAGAGTGTTAGATATTTAGAGATATTGCATCTTGGGCTTTTAGTCATAGGCCTATTCTAGGATCTACTTAATTCCAGTAATCATGCAATTaggatatatatatttattcctACAGAGTTAGTCAGAATAGGAGTTCCTTTGAACTTCTAGGATGTAGTCTGTTGTAACATATCAGTAGCTCTTTATGTGATGCACCATGAAGTATTCAACCTAGACTGCCtaaattttatgtaaatttataaaatgataatgagCAAAGagtaaataaaatgaaaaggcTTAACTTATTTCCAACAAACTTTCATCCTTGTGAGTAGAAGTAGTACCTGCATCTTTCAAGATCATCAGTTGAAGCACCAAATGCCGGAATAACTTCTTGGAGTGCATTCAAAAAGTCTTCCATTGTAACCTTAATGTTCTCTTCCTCCACTTGCTTAGTGAGATCATCTAGACTTAATTGTCTATTTAAAGCATATGACACGGCACTTTTCACAACACCTTCAAGTTCTGCACCACTGTAGTTTTTTGTTCGAGCAGCTGCACAAGACAAGAAAAGTAAACCCAGAGTAAGCATCCCAAGAATCCAATCCATGTGGatttagataattttatttttccaatttctgttaaaaataaaaataatcttgcCATCAGTATTTGCAAATTCTACATTGGCATGACCAAAATAACGGACTACAAAAAATATCTTTCTGAGTATCTTATTCGCACTTCAACCATTAATTATATCATGTTACAAACTCAAACCATTAACCAAAAAAGTGTTGGTAATTTTCAAATAAAGGAGTTATCACAAAGACAAGAATGTATTTATGGTTCTGCAAATCTCTTTGCCTCTTGAGAAGATGTTTGTTATACTCCGAAAACCAAACAGCTAATTAGATATAGGAGAATTGGTTCTAGAGTATTTTTAAGATTAATAATGattcaatattataaattcaattcTTGTTTCCTgattatttaactaaaaaacttattttaacaaaaaaactgTTTAGTCAGTTCACACTCTTTCACTTTATGCATGAAAAAATAATCTGCcttccttaatttttttaatttaaaaaaaaaaacacacaaactaagttttatatttggtaaaaattagtataaaatcaaattttagacAAACTAGTTTTGATTTCTCTGAACAGACACTGAGACAGTGATCATCTCCACGTTAGACACACGACTAAATATGTAAAAAGTAAATGTACACCTCACATTGTTGTCACAATTCTTAAATATAATGTGTAGGTCAGTGTTAGTGCTGCGTTCAGCTTGTCCATGCTTAGGTGATTTCAAAACCAATTCAAACAAATAACTTTACAAATTGCTTGGAACTAAAACAGACGTGAAATAGTCTTTAATTTGCCAGACTTCCCTCCTGGTTTCATATGATAAAACTACCAAATAAAAGGGTTTATGGTAAATCATGAATAATATCCTTCAATGAATAAAGCATGTGCTAATGCAAACAAGCACAATAAGAAAGCTTTTATTACTTTCATTTAATCCAAAAAGTAAACTTATACATCTGTAAGACAAGACTAGGCATCACAGAACACATACCAAGCTCTTGAAGGTTCACATCAGGAGCTAGAAAAGAATTCTCTTTCATTTTGTTGGTGtgaatttgaagaatttgtAGTCGACCATTTTCATCAGGAAGGCTTATCTCAACCTGGACTTCCAATCTCCCTGGTCTACATGACACAAGTAAATGATAAATGACTAAAAGATGAGAGCCACTTATGCAGATAGCTACCGTACAAACCAATTACAGGAGTCAAGATTAAGCATTAGAATTGAGCACATGAATAGGCAGGTAGAAGTATTTGTTATTAATGACACAGTAGCTAGAAATAGAACAAAGCTGCTAGGTCAATACAAATGTAAAGTATCACGCCAAGGAAGCAGCAACCAATGAACTTGGGGTTAAAGCAATAGCTTTAACAGCTCAAGTTGTGAGACATTAAGGTAATGAAAATGATGTGTGACAACTTAACATCATTTACTTCTTGCTTCTAACCCAATCTTTCATGAAAGGACAAGACACAAAGCGATTCACTATATTTAgtcaaagtattttttttttaaaaggcaAGTTCATTACTAAATTTGTAAACTCCAACAACTAGTTAGCTGTTATACTTATTGAATGTCTTACAAGGTATTAGTTTGACTTTAGTACATATGACATACATCCTTCAACTTGAGGGAGAATGTTAGCTTAGCATTGAGTGATTGTATTAATCACGAGTATAGAAAGCAATATTAGCTAATACTGGCCCAAAGTTTACTGCCGCTGATTACCCTTAATTTAGGACATTATTCCTCTTCtaattaatatcataaataatataaatatatatgtgtgtaaaCTCTTCAAATTCTATAACAAGCAATCAGAGTGGCAGTAGATTGGATCACAACtattgatatataattttgactgtcaacatttatattttcttgGGGAAGTAAATTCAAAGAGCATAACAGGGGAAGAAGATATGAAGACCTTAAGAGAGCTTCATCAAGCATATCCTTTCTGTTAGTCATTCCAATAAGCAAAACATTATTGAGTGACTCCACACCATCTATCTGTAAACCAAGCAGATTGTCTTAGAATTTCTGATATGACTACTATAGAAACAGTGACTACTATAGAAACAGTATCTCTTCTATCAATAAAAGCATTCAAAAACTTTACTGACCTTAGTCAGAAGCTGATTTACTATGCTGTCATGAACTCCAGTACCATCCCGAGTTGAACCCCTTGACTGCGCATGAAAAGAAACAGAGTGATTATAGTACCACACAAATCAACATATACAATGCTCATGAACATGATTACTCCAGAAACTACATGCACCCCAGATTTAAATGTTGTCATGTTCCCCTTTAATCATACTTGTGCACTTTGTCGTATAAACCAAGATAAACATACATTTTCCACTAGTTAGGTACACCAagacaaaatgaatataaaaacaaaCATTGATAAGTGACCACAATCAAGTTAGTTTAAGGTATCGTATAAAGATATTCCACCAGTTATTGCAAACTCAGTTGTTGCTGATTAACTGTTATTGATAAACTCGCAATAGCAATGCAGTAGATGATTGATGTTGAACTAAAGTTAAAAAACCTTATACCTTGCAAATAGcatcaatttcatcaaagattaTAACATGCAAATCACTTTCATCCCCTGGAAAACAGTGAACAAATAAAgtgaattatttgaaaatttaacttAAGAAATATACAATGGGATAATATATCCATCACCTCGGGTCCTCTGATCCTGTTCGGCGTCAGCAAAAAGGTCTCTCACATTCTTTTCAGTTTCCCCAACAAATTTGCTCAAAACTTCAGGACCATTTACAATCTAATACAAgtcatagaaaagaaaatttaagaCAGCAAAATATAATTTACCAACCTACAGGTATCAAGCTCAGATTTTGAAGCTATTCAATAAAGTCAATTAGTTAAAGAATCGATCACAGGACATAGTAAAAATGTCACAAAATGTAGtaagaagagaaggaaaaaatgAAGCATGAGAACATTTAATATGTTTGGAGAAAGTTACAAATACTCCGATAAAAGTCACAAGTTACGTCCATAAGAATAAAGGAGATGATTGCAGGACAGGCAGTAAGATTCAAATTCAATATTGTCAAATCAAGTCCAGATTCCTTATCCATGAAAACAACCATTTAGtctaattttaagaaataagaagATAGTAGAACCATGAAAATAAAAGCATATTCCTAGGAAATTCCTAGCCCACTATTAACAATAATTAGGAGACTATTAATTCAAAGAAATTACAATTATAAGATCTTTATACTGTAGCTGATTGCATACATAACAATTTTATATAGATGTACTTGTTCAAATTTCTCACAAGAATAAGGAGTAATTTCCAAACCTTTGGTTCCTTCCCATTCAAAATTTTTCCAATTTGACGTGCCATAAGTGTCTTTCCAGTTCCAGGAGGCCCATAAAGAAGCATGCCCTTCACATGCTTGATTCCTAATCTGAAAGTTCAAAGGCGTTCAAGTAAGAACATGATATACTACATAAGCAACACATTAATGAATCACAGTATATTAAGTATTACTTAGATGTCACATGGGGAGGGAAAACACGAGAGGCAAAAGCTCTTCGAAATATATCTGCAAATTCTGCACTCAAGCCACCAATACCCAGTGACTGAAGGTTAAATTCTTTCTGCTTGAAAATGTTGCTAGTTGCCCCCTCCCGTTGGTTGACAATCTGCAAAGCACAACATAAACCGGTAAATACAAGGATAATTACAACCAATAGAGCACAGTTAAGAGTCCTCATACACTTAGCAATGTATTCACTATTATCTTACCtagattatataaaataataaccaataCGAAGTAAGGGATTAGCTTTCTAAATGAAAAATACAGAAGATATTACAAAAAACCAAGTAAATATTCAGAATTAACATCAACATTAGCTGAAAATTCAATAAATCCCAATCAGTGAAGTCTATGTAACTAAACAATGAATAACTATATGCATCTTCATGGCTTTTACAATTTTCCTGTAGATAAGCTGATCTGATAACTTTGGGGTGTCAAAACTGTTTGGCTGCTAAATTTGTTGCTGCTCTCAGCTTTTTATGGTGAGGCATCTATAAAAATAGACAGACAAGAGTGAGCTTTGATAGGCTTGAGATGTGATCTCATTAAGGCAGTTATCCAACAGAATCTCTTTGTACAGCACAACTACAATACTGATTCTGCATTTTGGTCTTGGGAAGCATAGATCTTGATATTTACTTGAGGTTAGAATTTAAGGTACTTGATTAGCTCTGTGTGAGTAATTTACATGAAACTTATTTGAAATGTGAGATTTTTGTTCCATCATTGTGATTTACATTTGAAGTTAAAGGTTTGTTAACTTCTTTACTGATCAAGCATCAAAGGATAGCTAAGTGTATATGATTAATGAGTATTCAATATTAGCTGTAGTCTTAGTAGTAGGTGATTTCCTACACTGTAACTGCATCTCAATTTGTTACAATTTTAGTTACAAGTCACATCAGTGTTGAGTTAGCACTGTAGATAGCTTCCTCAAGGCGTTTCTCAAATTCATGGCACCATAAATATGTACTCCTCACTTTTTCTTAGGAATAATAAGTATTTCACTTTTGTTCATTTTCTCTAAATATACCAAATCTATTATGACCAAAACAAGATATATAGATGTCAAAAGCAAAATGGGAAACTCACCTTAATTCCACTATCACGTGATGTTTCAAAAACAATGTACGTGTCATCAGAAATCATCCCTCTTTCAAGAGAATTGGACTTTTGTTGGCCTTCAACAGTAGCTTGACTGACAGTAAAGCTATAGTTATTTCCATGGTACTCAAATAACACTTTTTGCCCCACAGTCATAACCTGTACAAAATAATGCAGATTAACAAATTGAACCAGAGTATAGAACACCAAACAAAATGAATGTTCAAGAAAGAGAGAATATAGAGACCCAGGATAAAGAATGTTCCCAAGCCTCCtaagaattaaaaaacaatttaataagcTGTGGAAATAGTGTAAGATACGAGAAAGCTTACAACCAGAATAACATGCACGAGATATCAGACAAAATAGATATGGGCAAGCTGATGGACTTTAGAAAAAGTGTCAATTTTCAGCCATCTATACAGTatacacaaaaaatatatcatgACTGGAGGAAATTACAACGACAGAACACCCTCCTTTCCCTACTACCTCGACCCACCCCTATCTTCCCTTAATAGAAAACTATTCTcctacaataaaaaaaaaaataaaccaaacaaGATCCACGCATTACTAATAAAGGAAAGGCTTCGTTATAGTGAACAACTAAGTATTATATGCATTAACTTTCTGGGAAATGATAAACacttatttatgtaaataataacaaaagaagCCATTCAACAACTACAAAACATTTTCCTTTCCCCTGTCCAACAGTAATCAGTCTAGACaataagtttttgaaataacACTCTGCCATTAGTATCATTAACATCTAGCAACCATAACGTGCGTTTTCAAGTGTTATAATCAGAAAAGACAATCAAAAAGTAACAAATCAATGATAACTAAAACACCACCATTATTAACCAAGTTAAAGGCGCAAATAACCATGCAAAGACCCTACCTGGTTTGAAAATCTCTTCCGGAGTTGCTTAGCCAGTAGAACAGCATCAATCTACAAGACAAAGAAACAGCAACCATTTTAATACCACACCACCCTAATCAGCAACAAATTAAAGACAACAAAACGAGCACTTTTTCAAAATCAACATGCCTGCTCACTCTTATTCCCCTTTTTAACAAATTCCAAATCAATGGTAAGCAGTGCGAGGTTGAAGTCGTCGGGAGGCACAAATCTTAAGCAACAGcgaaaaaaatcaaatcagaagaaactaacagaaaaaaagagagtcaaTAATCGTCAATACTTAAACACCAATctgaaaaacacaaattaaagcGAACTAACCGGGTCAATTGTACGGAATCACCACTAGAAACTTTGGCACACCGCCGTTGAATGGAGTTCAACCCAATCTGGTCGCTGCCTATGTTGTCATGAGCAGTATCTCTCGGTTAAGGCCACAAAAGAATCATTAATCTAATTAATCCACGAAATAACATCCACCATTCGGCATTGGCATAAttaataacagaaaattaacAAGTAACCAATTCAACTCAATGCAATCGTGGAacacaataattaaattaaattaaagaaaaaaaaataaagtacaatagattgaagaaaaaaaggataTGAGAGAGACAGGACGAAGGAATCGGCGACGGTGGCGAGGTAGAGGTTTTTGTGACCGGGGACAGCGAAGTTGCGAAGATCGGAGGGGGAACAGTAGGCGAGGTTGGTGAGAACGAGGTCGCTGGAGGGCGTGTTGGTGACTCTCATCTTGAACGGAGCGGAAGACGATGAACCGAACATACTCGCAATTTTTATCTTCACGCGGATCTTGCTCTGCTCTTGTTGCACCTGCAGATCAAACCGCAATGGGAATGGCGCGGGAGAGCTACGCCACAAACAGCTATGCTATGCTATGAAATGTTAATGCCAAACGTTCCTctgtttctcttcttctctttctatgACCTcaccataaaaaataaacttgcaAGTTAAGCAATGAATTTTCTTACAATTTACTTTCAATACAAATTCTTCTTTTGCCAAATAATCTATAGTTCTGTTCTAAAAATACCAACAATTGCTTTTGTTTTGTACATTCTTCAtacttcatataattttattattatttcacaAATGTTGACACATCGAGCATATATTTATACTTGTACAAACAATTTTTATGATATAACTATTTTCAGTTCACACTCCTTATTacaatataactattttaattgttCTTAGTGTCTTTTTAATTAggttgttttactttttattttattaaaatatttttattatttatcattattttaaattaaaatttttattgcTCTCAAGATTAATTTCTATGGAATTTACTaatgttttcaaattaaatCGAATCAAACCAACTTTTAACAACTTGTTTTACATCAATTTTGCGAATTTTATAAATTCAGCTTTttgctttttttaatttattacatataatattttctttattaaaactTGTCTATTTACCATAATTCGAAAACGTTATACAATGAAAATATAGACTTTTAACTTgtgaatttaaataataacaatttaattaaataataaaactgattttgtaataacaataattttcattatgttGTATAATAATGGattgtaataatacaattatctCATAGCTATTCTTTGTGGTTGAAGGAGTCTTGTTCCTCTCTTTctatattgatatatttattttaataaaaatataacaaatttcaaaacggGATATGTATAAcaaattaatctttattttttcaatattgacAAACCTttctctaattaatttttttagagttaGATTTATAAGCATTTTTCTTGGATGTAAAATGAGATTTATGTTGTCGACTTATGATGAAGATAGACATCGTGCTGCAGGTCGGATGATAGAGAGTCAGATTTCTAACCTACTTGAGGTTAGGGCACATTTAGATGCACTTACATATGATGGGGCGATATAATGCTCATATCAATGTTTAGTATGGTCATCCACTTGCTCATATTAGCATGTAagtaatgaaataaattattatgaaagaaaaaggtaaaaaataataagtaaagtGTCAACTATTAATTGTGAATTTACTAGAAAAGACTTCCCTAGCTCTTTCAAACGATCATATCTTCCCACTACTCTTGTGAATTCATCACACTACTAACTAAGTTCTTTAAACAGGTCATGTTAGATAAGGGGTCATGACTTTTTATCCAACCTCAACAAAGCAGCAATGCATTTATAACCACAATAATCATCAATAACATCAATAATGTAAGGGTGACAAATAGGATGAAAATGATCTAACATAGGTACTTTCCTTTATTACATAGATTTAGCCTTATATtgcatttgttttttttgtaatgaAGTTTCATGGATGAAATGCAATGCGTCATGGATGAAATGCAATGCGTCTACGTGCTCAAAATATAAGGATTCACACCTTATAGACCTTTCAGATCGATGAACTTTACTCTTCTATGCACCCTTCGTTTTAAGTTTATGCAATGAAGGTACCATAAATGTCATAAACAATATAAGTAACTTTTATTTGATGTTCAATTTTTTACAATGTCAACTTCTTTGAAACATTCTTGCACTAGATCAAGTTCACGTAGAATGCATAAATTTGGTTGTGATTcatttgataaattatttaaaaagttcaatCTAGTCCACATGATATGAATTCCAACTAGAGGAGTCATCACATGGTCATATTATGCTAATTCACAAGCATAGGGTAGACCACATGTTTGTCTCAAAACACATCCAAAACTTTcactataaaaatttatatgcTTTACTCAATCAAACTCCTTAGTAATGTGTCCCAGAACATATATTGATACATGTCCAACCACTATTCTATATTTGTTTCCTTTAAAAGTATCACttataagattaatttttttttcaaaagacgCATTTATCTCATTATGTTGTAGGATGATTATGTTACAAATTGCATCCCAACACTAACAAATGTCTCTTGTACTGTTGCCCAATATATATTCTTGAGGCTCTAGTAAATAAACTCAACCTTGATACAAATGCAATGAACAATATCATAATacatataagaaaaacaaataaataaaataatattaaaacatacaTGTTTGATGTTGTATTTCCTAAATACATAACTCGGTTTGTCCAAACCTTTACAAAGTATGACTTATACGGAATGATCCAAGACTCATTcacatattcaaataataaaggCCATGAAATGCAGACATGATAAAGGTGACAACATAGCTAGTAAACATTAACTCTTGTTCACAATCCATGATATTTTTCCATGCTTCCATCATGAAATCCCAAGCCTTAACATGATTCACTAACATTTTACACTTAAcgttcacatttttttaatgtgaaagCCAATGATATTCATCAAATCCAGGTCTTTATTTCTAACAATGACATGTGAATCACCCTCATATGTCAAAAATAATCCTCTAAGCGTTTTCAAAGCTTAGGTGAAATTATTTTTCCATTCACTTGATAAGAATGCAAAGACTGCTGACAAccaatatttattagttttgtaCGTCATATCCATTAAGAAAACAACATTAAATACATTCACCAATTTAACTACATCTGTATCTATATACATTAGGATCCCAATTCATAAATCTTTTCGTTCGAGAAATCAAAATAAGAGGATCGAACCATTTCTTCTGActctttttcaaatttgataAATGTTGGTTGATCGTGTATTTCATTCTAATTCGATGATTCAGAGTATCATTTCTTATTTGATACCTTTGAATTCCATATTCGAAGTTGCAATTGAATCGATTCAATACATTTCTTATGTAACCATGTGTGCTATAGATGTGTCCAAAAAGAGGTCACTTACCACCTCAAATTCGTCAACACATTTATTTCAATGGATGTATTTATCACgatccaacatcatcatcaactgCTACAATTTAGTTCTCGACCCTCTCAATGATTGTTTGTAAGTATACCTtgcattatatatttatttgattgttgtgacattataatcattattttcttttagagtTAATATGATATTTGCAGGTTTCACTTGACTCTTAATCATATCAACAAGTAATGATTGTTCAACGAGATTTTACCTCTTAGGAAAAGGGTGACAAACTAAACTTTGTGTCAAATCATGGTTATGATATTCACATATAACCTTTAATATTTATCCATCTCCATTAGAATTTGACTTGCCCCTCAACTTAAAAAGACACTCACATTTTCTTGTGTCGTATATACTCGATTGAACATCATGTTTGTATTTCCTGTATTTTTCACCCATTTCATATCCTAACAACACAAACATATCTCTCTCAGATTGACCAACTTTATCATATCTTATAATTATCACAACaaacccaaaataaaaaataatccattGAACTCACACAATTAAGTCATCACATTATGCAAAATTCTAATCAgttgtaaaattatttgtataatctCTTTTGCACATTTCACTAATGAAAGAAGAGAACATGACACGAAACTCAAATTTACTTGTAAATTCATTAAACTAAAAGGATAATTTTCTATCTTACAATATCACCACCTATAACACAACATCATTACCATTAAATACCCTACTTCTTCAATAACAATACTAATAATAcctcaaaaaattatttaaaaaaaataaaataaaaaatttaggaagtaattgaattttgaaatttggtgaAAACTTtaatcgaatttcaaaatctagtaAAGTacttaatcaaattttgaaacaagTGAAGTTCTTAATTGGACTTTAAAATCCATAAACATCCTAAATCGAATTTTGAAATGTGGTAACTTTATAAACTGGATTTCAATATCagtttagttttgaaatttggtGAAGACCTtaatcgaatttcaaaatctagttaattttgaaatgtaatgaattttttaatcgaattttgaaattcaatgaTTTTGTAAaccagatttcaaaatctgattagTTTTGAAATTCGTTGATCCAAATCCAATGACTTTTTAAACCAGTGTTCAAAATCtagtttattttctaaatagTATGCACGACAGAGATAACTACATTAAACTAAACAAACTTAAACGATTATACCTGAATGATAtcaaataaagaagaagatgaacgtTAACTGCTAGTGAAAAAGCAACCAAAATTCACCatcacacaagaaaaaaaatagagaccACGAACAAAAGCAACAAACAAGAACGAAGCATAACAACAACAAAGCATAAAgacaaagataaaaatgaagctGTAAACTTGGGGTTAGGGATGCAAGAGgacaataaatatatacataagaaGTAAATGCGAGTTGGTAAATAGTAATAAcctaagtgtttttttttcgaAAGGTACCATGATCACTTTGAGGTggagaaaaaagaattaaaagtggAGGGAGAAGCACCCAAACATGTTTTATCATTCCTCAAGTCGATAATGTAGTCCTCGTTGGGCCATTTCTCATCACATGTCTTTTAAGGGCTTTTGATTACTACAACTTGGGTGTgtctccctccaccaccaccccttgctccctccacctccttGTTCCTCTTTTACCCCTCCCTCTACCTTTTTATTCCTGATTTATCCTTgagtaaaattttacttttagggttaatatttttaaatttttatccaCTCCAATCCCCTACAtgaatgtataatatatatttatttgtattctttatttgtttaacaattttataattatccGAAACATTTTTGCGAAAGTTTTTgcattgtaaaatttattttactaatatcCAAACGAGATATTCGGgaaagtttcaatttttgaagTTCAATTTCCTTTAAGTTTTAGTTTCCATTAAATCCAGAAATGACTCCTCTAAACACGAATCCCTAAACACGAATCTCTGGCGATGCACACCACACCAACTTAGTACCTAGGCTATGGTGGAGAGTGGAGAGTTCTTTCTCG contains:
- the LOC108323342 gene encoding vesicle-fusing ATPase encodes the protein MFGSSSSAPFKMRVTNTPSSDLVLTNLAYCSPSDLRNFAVPGHKNLYLATVADSFVLSLSAHDNIGSDQIGLNSIQRRCAKVSSGDSVQLTRFVPPDDFNLALLTIDLEFVKKGNKSEQIDAVLLAKQLRKRFSNQVMTVGQKVLFEYHGNNYSFTVSQATVEGQQKSNSLERGMISDDTYIVFETSRDSGIKIVNQREGATSNIFKQKEFNLQSLGIGGLSAEFADIFRRAFASRVFPPHVTSKLGIKHVKGMLLYGPPGTGKTLMARQIGKILNGKEPKIVNGPEVLSKFVGETEKNVRDLFADAEQDQRTRGDESDLHVIIFDEIDAICKSRGSTRDGTGVHDSIVNQLLTKIDGVESLNNVLLIGMTNRKDMLDEALLRPGRLEVQVEISLPDENGRLQILQIHTNKMKENSFLAPDVNLQELAARTKNYSGAELEGVVKSAVSYALNRQLSLDDLTKQVEEENIKVTMEDFLNALQEVIPAFGASTDDLERCRLHGMVECGDRHKHIYQRAMLLVEQVKVSKGSPLVTCLLEGSRGSGKTALAATVGIDSDFPYVKIVSAETMIGLHESTKCAQIIKVFEDAYRSPLSVIVLDDIERLLEYVAIGPRFSNLISQTLLVLLKRLPPKGKKLMVVGTTSELGFLDSIGFCDTFSVTYHVPTLNTKDAKKVLEQLSVFSEDDIDSAAEALNDMPIRKLYMLIEMAAQGEQGGSAEAIYSGKEKINISHFYDCLQDVVRL